The sequence TATCATTTATACAAACGCTAAAGGGTTAGGCATGGCAATGCACGCGTTTAGAATGTTATGAGAATTTGTCTTGTTTATATTTTCTAAATAATTAATTTTCTGTTTTCATCAACAAGTATAGAGTAATCCCATTGGAGATTTAGTGTTTTTCTAAGGAACTTGAAGAACCCTAAAAACGACATACTGAAAGAATGAGAGTATTTGACATGTAAACGTCACGTACTTTATATGTTAGTTATGCAGAATACAGGATACCATATTATCTTTTGTGAAAtggatatacatttatatacaaaaACAGAGCGCACAAATAAATGTGTTACTATGATAAACTAGTATAGAGCTTTTGACATCATACCTCATATGTTCGAGCAGGTAGTACAACAATCCATCTACAATAATCCACTTAGAATATTTTGTATAAGTTCTAGGCATCTATAGGTTCAAGATTTTTGTCACCAACATCATACAATGTATTTGTCTCTGTAATGATGTTTAAGGCAGGAGGAAGTTGTTTACACATTAAATGTTTACGTCTTTGTAATGTTAAAAGGATCAAGATGCTATCTGTCTTGAACACAGAGTATCCTGCTTTTGAATACATGTTGAATGGAGCTGAATCAATCATTCTACAGTGCAAATAAACCTCTCTGACCGTACTAATTTGAGATATAAGTTCCTCACTTGCCTTCAAAAGTTGCCAACCGATGCCTTGCCTGATATTCATTATAACCATGTCAGTAATAAATCCAAATTTACACCTTTAGATAGTTTTCAGGTTGTTTGAGGTACTACAAATATATAACCATAAGTATGATGGATGCTTAGATTTATACAATTCACTAGGTAATACAATCAAATTAGTCTATACAAAGTTATGAATTAACAATGTACTTAACAATCCACATAAAACAATGGTTTTAACCCTATTTGTTTTTATTTGCTCATGTACTATTCTTGGAAGTTAAACCTAGCTTTTCTCACATCCAAACTTCACAGGGATTTGTTTCATAATATCTTACATCCTTTTAATTTCCTTATTAAGCTCTAATGTGATTTGATATGGTTACTAATTTACATCAAAATTGATTGGCAGCAAATTTGAAATCAAAAGGTGAAGTCTTTGACCCTTAGATGTGATACTGATTCAagggctatttttttttttttaacggcaattttgacatcgaatactctcatttgtcacccacgcacacgttcgggcggaaacccgaaccgctAACCAGGGGTCATCGAACCACAATCCATACGGGCATGTGGTCGAGCCTTTATCCCATTAAGCGGGCGGTAAAACCTCCCTAACTGTCATAAACTTCTTGACATCAAATTCAAGGGCAATTAACCTAGTAGTGTGCAAATTAAAGTACCATATACACAAACACAAGACATCAAAAGACAATAAAGTTACCTTCTTAAGGACTTCTTGACTGTCATATTACAAATATAAGGTGCATTCTTTGGAGGGGTAGGAGTTGGAGGTGAAACATTAGACCCTAACTCATCAAAACTTACTTCAACAGTCCCTGCTAATTGTATATCTCCCGTTTCACCCCCTTCATCATCAGTATCTCTTCTATGGAAAGCAATCAACGTTGCAGCATGAGGCATTAAAGCTCTCCTTTCAGTCAAATACTGTTTGACTAAAAAAGCCAACAGCTTTACATAAGCTTTAGGCAGCATCATAGATTCTGCAAAAGATTCAGCCAACAACTCAACTGTCATGTCCATTTCATGTTCTTGCATCACACGGATTAATAGCATCGACCCAGATGGTAATTTGTGGAAAAGTTTGTAACTTTGAAGAAATTCAAGCTTTTGAAGATCAGGGTTTGATAGGAATTTGCCATTTGGAAGTGGGTTTTCTTTGAGTGTTGGTGATGATGAAGATTGAGATGAGCAAGTGAGGATGAGATTGAAACGAGGTGTGAATTTGGGGTTTATGATGTGGGTTCTTGAGTACGGTGGTTGGTGGCGGAGATGACGGTGGTTTAGgaggttgtggtggtggtggtgatggtgatggtggagGTCAATGGATGAAGAAAGAGAGATTGCGGCCATAGAAGTGGGAAAGAGGAGACTGGAGAGTGTGGAGATTGGTTCTTTTCTTTGTGGATAATTTTGTTTTGTGTTGAGAGATCTTGCCTTACAAAAAATAAGGCTTGAAAAATACGGAGTAAATCGGTTAGTCACTCAAGGGTATTAATAACGCGATGTCGGAACTCACTCACTCGATTATTTTATGATTCGAACATTACACTCATACTAACTTTCAGAAGAAGAAAAAATCCACGGCAAATTCATACGGGTAAATTCATACATACGGGTAACATGTGCGAAAAACCCCCTCGGGGAAAGCGCGAACGCAATGTGTTCGCAACTTCCGAGGCCCATAAAATGAGCGGGTAACCTCAAAAAAAATATTTTACAGGAAATCGAACCCTGACATTCTCATGAGAAGTTAAGTCATTATCAATACACCAACATCTTGAGATTAACTAAGGATTTGTTTAGTTTTTGATCTATTTTTAGAGAATATTATTAATTCAGTAAGTAAAATTATTAATTCTTTATAATTTAATTTGAAAAATGATGTATTTGTAAGAGAATTAATAATTTAATTTGAAAAATGATGTATTTGTAAGAGACATCGAATCAAAGTCCTCTTGATCTTTTTCCAAATAAAACATATGAAAACATCACTATATACGAAATAATACAAGTCAAGTCACTAAGCCACTAACATAGTTTATGAATTACATTCCCTCTTTAATtttgtataaaataaaatacaaatgagATAAAGATAAATCTTATAATCTAGACTTTATTGATAAatctatgtttattttgtataagcTGAAGACATTTGGATTACATTACAAAATACGATCAATGGACTTTTGCAttctaataataaatttttatagaAATACACAAATACAAATGAGTATTATCATTAACCACACACAGATTTTAATGACACACAACACCATAAATAATTTTATTTCATCCTAGATAGCATAATTTAGATTTCATTATCTGCAACACCATAAAGGGCAACCAATTCTCTCATTTTACTTTCTTGCATACACTGAATCCTCATACTTCCCACCCCACCTGTAAAACAATTCAATTCACACACAACATTTCATCATCTGCAACCTCTAACCGAATACAAGTTACAAGATTCAAGAAGAACACACATAAAGTGATAAAACCAACCTGTTTTCTTCATTATCAGGAAGTTTGAGCTCAAAATCTTCTTCAAATGGCTGAAAAATAAGATCTAGTTTCTGGCTATCAACTTCACCAAGAGTTGGAGGATCCCACTGTAATCAACACGCAACAATCCATATACACATTGATATTGAGGATGATCACACAACTTTTTATGGATATGGAGTTTAATTTGGACTGTAACAGCAAGATATTGGGGATCACAGTTTTCTTCTTGTATATATTCATGTTTTTATGTACTTTTCATATTAACGAAGTTATAAAGATTCCAAATTAAGAATGAACAGAAGATTACCTTTGGAGAGTTATCTTTGTCTATCACAACAGCTCGAATACCCTATTTAAtcgtaaaaaataaaaaaataaagatttATTTCAGTTTCATAGTAATATAGTATATTCATATTCTACCCAGTGTTCGTATATTCGAATAGTAATACCTCATACATGTCACCAGATATCAAACTTCTGAGTATATTTATTGTGAGCCCAAATTCTTTCTTCAGGCACTCTGATAGCGTTTGCTTCCTCCCTTCACGAATCTGTTATGAAAAGAATTATAAAAAGATATAATATAGAGTCTTTTAAAACAAATTTAAAGTAAAGTTCAAAATTTGATGCCTTAGACTTATGGTCTGAGAAAACGTTTCAAGCAATAGCCAAATGGTGGGGCCAAATCTTACAAACTGAAAATTGCTCCTTCGAAGGAAACCAAAGTCTCATCGCCGGAAGAGTGTTGGTTAAAGTGTTCGGATGCAACCCTATCAATGAAACAATCAATCTACGAGTAGGTCAAAGCATCTATTATGTTAAAGTGGTGGAAGAGGTAAGTAGCATAATTGAAATTGATTTGAACGACGATTCTGATAGCAACTGGGAACGGGAGGCATCGGTGGCAGGAGAAGACTCCGGCAACGAAAGCATTAACTACATCTCAGATGATGAAGAGTTATTTGCTAAGGAGGAGGCTGCCGGAAAACAACCGGAGGGTAATGAGGAGGTTGCCGGAAATCAATCACCGGTATATGACGTGTCAGAAAATCCAGACCAACAAAACGCCTCGGGCTCCCAAACAGACGACATGGGTAATGATGAAGTGAAACACGCGTGTAATTCTATTGACGAATCTTCAATCCCCGAGacgtttaataataatattattaatagtaatgatgaAGTGAAACACGCGTGTAATCCTATTGGATGTGAAGACTCAACAGGATACTCATCCAGTAACCCTAGAGATACTGGACTTCAGAATCAAGTTGGGCCAGAACAGCCCACTAAAATGTTCTATCAGGAAGCCATCAGTGGGCCCTCAAACAAGCCCAATAACGAGGACAGCCACATTAACAATGAAACCCACGTATTCTGTCCTGTGACTAATGACAAACCCACCCAAGCAAATTGTGACGAATTTAAGCCCAATAACGAGAAGAGCCCAAGAGAAGATGATTACGTTGCAGATTTAAGGGACGACGGTGTAAACGTTGAATTAACTGCGAGGTCGAAGAGGTCAGCAAAGGACGGTAGCCAACCACTAA comes from Rutidosis leptorrhynchoides isolate AG116_Rl617_1_P2 chromosome 4, CSIRO_AGI_Rlap_v1, whole genome shotgun sequence and encodes:
- the LOC139842392 gene encoding GCN5-related N-acetyltransferase 5, chloroplastic, whose protein sequence is MAAISLSSSIDLHHHHHHHHHNLLNHRHLRHQPPYSRTHIINPKFTPRFNLILTCSSQSSSSPTLKENPLPNGKFLSNPDLQKLEFLQSYKLFHKLPSGSMLLIRVMQEHEMDMTVELLAESFAESMMLPKAYVKLLAFLVKQYLTERRALMPHAATLIAFHRRDTDDEGGETGDIQLAGTVEVSFDELGSNVSPPTPTPPKNAPYICNMTVKKSLRRQGIGWQLLKASEELISQISTVREVYLHCRMIDSAPFNMYSKAGYSVFKTDSILILLTLQRRKHLMCKQLPPALNIITETNTLYDVGDKNLEPIDA